The genomic window GGTAACTAGTAAAAATGGAACGGTTCAGGTAAAAGCAAAAGTTTCGGATACGATTCGCGAAGGAGTAGTTTTCTTACCGATGCACTGGGGAAAACAATTAGAAAATGATTTGAATCGAACGAACAACTTAACCAATACGATTATTGATCCTGTTTCGAAAGAACCAGATTTTAAATACACAACAGTTTCTGTAGTTAAATATGTTAAACCGTTTGAAAAAATAGCCGTTGTTGGAGCAGGGGCAGCCGCTTTCCGTTTTATTCAAAACTATAGAGAAATTAATAAAACTGATGAAATTATTGTTTTCTCTAACGAGGAAAACCCGTTCTACAATAGGGTTTTATTGCCAGAGTACATGACAGGCGAATTCACTTGGGAGCAATTGATGAAAATTAAAGAAGAAGCACTAGCCAAGTTGAATATTAGCATGTGCTCAAATGTTTCTATTGATAATTTGAATACAAAAGAGAAAACGATTTTGGATAACCAAGGCGTTTTGCACAGTTTCGATTCCTTGATTTTAGCAACTGGAAGCCGTCCATTTGTACCCGAAAACGCACAATTGCACTTACCTGGACGCTTCACCATGCGAAAAAAGAGTGATGCCGATCGATTGAAAGACTATTTGAACAGCACTAATTTACCAACAGAAGAGCAGCACGTAGTAATTGTTGGTGGTGGATTGTTGGGACTAGAATTAGCAGCAGCCTTAAAACATAAAAAAGTAAAAATCACCATAATTCAACGTGCTTCCCGTTTGATGGAACGTCAATTGGATCGAATTTCGAGTAAATTATTGGCCGAGGAAGTACAACTTCGTGATATTGCGATTTACTTTGATAATGAGGTAAGTACAGTATTCGAAACCGATAATGCAAACGAACTAGAAATTGCACTGAAAAGTGGTCGAATTTTGACAGCAAATGCTATTGTTTATACCATTGGGACTATTCCCAACATCGAAATTGCCAAAGAAGCAGGATTGGCTTGCGGACGTGGAGTGAAAGTTAACCAGTATTTACAATCTTCAAATCCTAGTATTTTTGCGATTGGAGAAATTGCGGAATTCAACAATCAGTTGTTCGGAATTACATCAGCTGCCGAGGAACAAGCTGATATTTTGGCTAACTTTATGGCGGGCGACATTAGCAGTTTCTACAAAGGTTCAGTTTTGATGAATATCTTGAAATTAGAAGACATCAATTTGTGTAGTATTGGCGAAATTGAAGCACCACAAAATGATGATTCCTATGAAGAAATTGTATTTTCTGATTTAGGAAAGCGATATTACAAAAAGTGTATCGTTAAAAATGACTTATTAGTTGGAGCAATTTTAATGGGAGATAAAGCCGAATTTGCCGAATTCAAAACTATGATTGAAAGCAAAATCGAATTGTCTGATAAGCGAAACAGTTTGTTAAGAGGCAGCTCTACCGCAAAACCAGTTTTAGGAAAATTAGTGTGTTCTTGTAGCCAAGTAGGTGCAGGAAATATTGAAGAATGTATCAAAGGCGGTGTGACCAACTTCACCGAGTTATGCAAAACAACTGGAGCAGGATTAGGCTGCGGAAGTTGTAAAACCGAAGTAAAAGAAATTTTATCAAAATGTAAATAAATAAAAAAGTGTTCAGTGGTCAGTATTCAGTGTTCAGAGAGCAACTGACCCCTGAATACTGAACATTGAACACTGAACACTATAGACTATGGAATTGACAAGATTAATAGTAAAGGGAGGCGTAATTTCACCAGGTGAATTACGAGAAATTGTAAATATGGCTTTGGATCAAGGATTAAAAGATATTTCTTTTGGTTCCAGACAAGATATTATTTTTCCAAAAGGATTTACAGCTATCGGAAAAGAAAAGGCTGGCAAATATCATTTTGTTTATCCCAATGAAAAAAGTGGAAACAATATTGTAACCTCTTATGTCTCGACAGATATTTTTAGAAATACACCATGGCTAACGGGGAATAAATTCCTATACATCTTGGAACAATTCAAGCAAAATCCTGCATTGAAAGTCAATATTACTGATCCAAATCAGCAGTTAGTACCATTGTTTACAGGACATATCAACTTTATAGCTTCACACCATGAAGATTATTGGTTTGTGTACATTCGTTTGCCAAAATGGGACAAAATGGAAATATATCCAGTCCTAATTTACAGCTGGAATATTGCCGAAGTGTATTATGCAATTGAAAAAGTCCTGCAAGAAGAACCCGATTCTGCAGATATGATTTTCCAATTAGTAAACGATGCTTTGGATACCAATAATAGAACAATTGACAAGCCGTTGAATATTCCGTTTTATCCTTTTCCGTATTATGAAGGAATGAATAGACTGGGAATTGACCAATATTGGTTGGGATTGTATTGGAGAAATAACCTTTACGATTTAGACTTTTTGAAAGAAATGTGCGATTTGTGTTTTGATTGTAAAATTGGTAAAATTTGTATCACACCTTGGAAATCGTTTATAATCAAAGGAATTCCAAAAGACCGAAAATTAGATTGGGAAAAATTTCTAGGCAAACGAGGAATTAACGTGCGCCATTCGTTATTAGAATTGAATTGGCACTTACCAGTAGCCGAAGAATGGGCTTTGAATTTAAAAACTTTTTTAGTGCGAACACTAGATCAGTTTGATATTAGTACTTACGGTTTGACTTTTGGATTATCTGAATA from Flavobacterium eburneipallidum includes these protein-coding regions:
- a CDS encoding rubredoxin produces the protein MELTRLIVKGGVISPGELREIVNMALDQGLKDISFGSRQDIIFPKGFTAIGKEKAGKYHFVYPNEKSGNNIVTSYVSTDIFRNTPWLTGNKFLYILEQFKQNPALKVNITDPNQQLVPLFTGHINFIASHHEDYWFVYIRLPKWDKMEIYPVLIYSWNIAEVYYAIEKVLQEEPDSADMIFQLVNDALDTNNRTIDKPLNIPFYPFPYYEGMNRLGIDQYWLGLYWRNNLYDLDFLKEMCDLCFDCKIGKICITPWKSFIIKGIPKDRKLDWEKFLGKRGINVRHSLLELNWHLPVAEEWALNLKTFLVRTLDQFDISTYGLTFGLSEYNREGHYFTSIVVEKNDAPKDLESIKIRATYNVLYAKNFDPNTKEYIVHAQDVDKLELPNILIELSRKYFEDLGNSTFEVSATTIKKEAKEQDIHQCQECLTLYNAEFGDATQGVEKGVLFADLPEDYECSLCESPKSNFINYLEKV